From a region of the uncultured Desulfatiglans sp. genome:
- the murA gene encoding UDP-N-acetylglucosamine 1-carboxyvinyltransferase (Evidence 2a : Function from experimental evidences in other organisms; PubMedId : 10103182, 1512209, 4563986, 8994972, 9485407; Product type e : enzyme) — MTGVRNRGEPGLQTLGCRPSEDPAAKPGAWLQVEGCSQDPAPAVMNYEETKMEKMVIEGGRPLRGAVSVSGAKNAALPIMAGCLLGGGRHVLRNVPRLRDISTIVRIMEQLGVRFDEGEDFLGVDASDLSGYEAPYDLVRTMRASILLLGPLLARKGKARISLPGGCAIGARPVNLHLRALVAMGADMHLDQGYIHATAGRLKGADIFFDIPTVTGTENIMMAAVLAEGRTVLRNAANEPEVKDLANLLRAMGAQIEGDGGDIITIEGVESLKGVEHTIIPDRIETGTFMIAAAMTGGDVSICGCRPEHVGALMEKLKAAGVGVEVVPGCIRVQGSEEVRGVDIKTMPFPGFPTDLQAQFMALMCVARGSSLIRETIFENRFIHVSELKRMGADIEINGNQALVRGRERLSAAPVMATDLRASACLVLAGLAAEGGRTEVSRIYHLDRGYEALDVKFQGLGAAIWREKE, encoded by the coding sequence ATGACCGGGGTCCGGAATAGGGGAGAGCCTGGACTTCAGACGCTTGGGTGCAGACCGTCCGAAGACCCTGCTGCAAAGCCAGGCGCCTGGCTCCAGGTCGAAGGCTGCTCTCAAGACCCGGCTCCGGCCGTGATGAACTATGAGGAAACCAAAATGGAAAAAATGGTGATAGAAGGCGGCCGCCCCCTCCGAGGGGCGGTTTCCGTGAGTGGGGCGAAAAACGCCGCCCTCCCGATCATGGCGGGCTGTCTGCTCGGGGGTGGGCGGCATGTGCTGCGAAATGTCCCCCGGCTGCGGGATATTTCCACGATCGTCAGGATCATGGAGCAGCTGGGGGTGCGCTTCGATGAGGGAGAGGATTTCCTGGGGGTGGACGCCTCGGATTTGAGTGGCTATGAGGCCCCCTACGATTTGGTCAGGACGATGCGCGCCTCGATCCTGCTGCTTGGCCCGCTTCTGGCTAGAAAGGGGAAGGCAAGGATCTCTCTGCCCGGAGGCTGCGCCATCGGTGCCCGGCCGGTCAATCTGCATCTGCGGGCGCTGGTGGCCATGGGTGCGGATATGCATCTCGATCAAGGATATATCCACGCCACGGCCGGGCGGCTGAAAGGGGCCGATATCTTTTTCGACATCCCCACCGTGACCGGCACCGAAAACATCATGATGGCCGCTGTATTGGCGGAAGGCCGAACGGTCCTGCGGAATGCCGCCAACGAGCCCGAGGTGAAAGATTTGGCGAATCTGCTGCGTGCCATGGGGGCGCAGATCGAGGGCGACGGCGGGGATATCATCACAATCGAAGGGGTCGAGAGCCTGAAGGGCGTCGAGCATACCATCATTCCGGACCGGATCGAGACCGGGACCTTCATGATTGCCGCGGCGATGACGGGAGGGGATGTATCGATCTGCGGCTGCCGGCCGGAACACGTGGGCGCCCTGATGGAAAAGCTCAAGGCCGCGGGGGTCGGCGTGGAGGTCGTGCCGGGTTGCATCCGGGTGCAGGGTTCCGAAGAGGTCCGCGGGGTGGATATCAAGACAATGCCTTTCCCGGGTTTTCCGACGGATCTGCAGGCGCAGTTCATGGCCTTGATGTGCGTCGCCCGCGGGTCGAGCCTGATTCGCGAGACGATTTTCGAAAACCGCTTCATCCATGTGAGCGAGCTCAAGCGGATGGGCGCCGACATCGAAATCAACGGCAACCAGGCGCTGGTCAGGGGGAGGGAACGGCTTTCAGCGGCCCCTGTCATGGCAACCGACCTGCGTGCGAGCGCCTGCCTGGTGCTGGCGGGCCTGGCCGCCGAGGGCGGCCGGACCGAGGTCAGCCGGATCTATCACCTCGACCGGGGCTACGAGGCGCTGGATGTGAA
- a CDS encoding conserved hypothetical protein (Evidence 4 : Unknown function but conserved in other organisms): MRFVADCMLGSLAKWLRVLGFDTIYQRSYGPGFPAGFPMDDRILLSRRQARVASHPGAVLIRAERTGPQLMEVRESLGIDPPPSQWFSRCIRCNAPLEPAPDNLSETVPDYVQAIHHGAIRFCPVCRRCFWPGTHRERMLAQLADWGFPAG; encoded by the coding sequence ATGAGATTCGTCGCCGACTGTATGCTCGGCAGCCTGGCCAAGTGGCTGAGGGTGCTCGGTTTCGATACGATCTATCAAAGAAGTTACGGGCCGGGGTTCCCCGCCGGCTTCCCCATGGACGATCGGATCCTCCTCTCGAGGCGGCAGGCACGAGTCGCCTCCCATCCCGGGGCTGTGCTCATCCGGGCCGAACGTACCGGTCCCCAACTGATGGAGGTGCGTGAAAGCCTCGGAATCGATCCCCCGCCATCCCAGTGGTTCAGCCGTTGCATCCGGTGCAACGCCCCTCTAGAACCCGCTCCGGACAATCTCTCAGAAACGGTGCCTGACTATGTCCAGGCGATTCACCATGGGGCCATCCGCTTTTGCCCCGTCTGCCGACGCTGTTTCTGGCCGGGGACCCACCGGGAACGGATGCTGGCGCAGCTTGCGGACTGGGGATTTCCCGCCGGCTGA
- a CDS encoding conserved hypothetical protein (Evidence 4 : Unknown function but conserved in other organisms) yields the protein MAGSTYKIIQLVGTSDVSWEEAAKTAIDTAGTSLRDLRVAEITRLDVTVENGKITSYRAKLNVSFKYTKE from the coding sequence ATGGCTGGAAGCACTTACAAGATCATCCAATTGGTGGGGACGAGCGATGTGTCCTGGGAAGAAGCGGCCAAGACCGCCATTGACACCGCCGGCACATCGCTGCGGGATCTTCGGGTCGCTGAAATAACCAGACTGGACGTTACGGTGGAAAACGGAAAAATCACATCCTATCGGGCAAAACTGAACGTTTCCTTCAAGTACACCAAGGAATAG
- a CDS encoding Transcriptional regulator, TetR family yields MYRTFKKLTVLDQIASSDKVRRQIVDTAANLYARKGFASTSIQEISEAAGVSLPVTYHYVKNKSEIMRLIMEDLLEAFRENLTREIEDIQDPEEKLAIALVIYHRILDREKEKVLLFYQKSASLDRASKTRIMQMEVDISRIFAGILEDGIAQGLFRKVDVDLMAYNIIIMAHMWVLKHWHFKNRLTLDQYIDNQVATVFHALESSH; encoded by the coding sequence ATGTATAGAACATTTAAAAAGCTGACGGTCCTAGATCAAATTGCTTCATCCGACAAGGTGCGTCGTCAGATTGTCGACACGGCGGCGAATCTTTATGCCAGGAAAGGGTTCGCTTCCACATCGATACAGGAAATCTCCGAGGCAGCGGGAGTAAGCCTGCCTGTCACGTACCATTACGTAAAAAACAAGTCGGAGATCATGCGCCTCATCATGGAAGACCTGCTCGAAGCCTTCCGTGAAAATTTGACCCGCGAGATTGAAGACATCCAGGACCCGGAAGAAAAACTGGCGATCGCTTTGGTCATTTACCATCGAATTCTGGACCGTGAAAAGGAAAAGGTGCTTCTTTTTTACCAGAAGTCCGCATCGCTGGATCGGGCATCGAAAACGCGCATCATGCAAATGGAGGTGGACATAAGCCGGATCTTCGCGGGCATTCTGGAGGATGGCATAGCGCAAGGCCTTTTCAGAAAGGTCGACGTTGATCTGATGGCTTACAACATCATCATTATGGCCCACATGTGGGTTTTGAAACACTGGCATTTCAAAAACCGCTTGACCCTCGATCAGTACATCGATAATCAGGTGGCAACGGTTTTCCATGCACTGGAATCGTCGCACTGA
- a CDS encoding putative Ribosomal RNA small subunit methyltransferase G (Evidence 3 : Putative function from multiple computational evidences) translates to MVTEWAEGLRCPLGDRALGLLGVYLAELWEWNRRMNLTGLRSREEVVRELLLDSLMAGSILPAGGNLLDIGSGAGFPAIPIKICQPAVMVHLLEANARRVTFLRHVIRVMRLEGIEVFRGRAGEYWSKCGAGGYSCVTARAVAPPPQALRLGAPYLARHGRMLLFAGEDLTAVVKGINPQLQIFSIRLEQVLPYRLPRKPTLRHLLVLTKRDADDLVGEGH, encoded by the coding sequence CGGAGTGGGCCGAGGGCCTCCGCTGTCCCTTGGGCGATCGGGCCCTCGGCCTCTTGGGGGTCTATCTCGCCGAGCTTTGGGAGTGGAATCGACGGATGAATCTGACCGGCCTGCGCTCCCGCGAAGAAGTGGTCCGTGAATTGCTCCTGGATTCCCTGATGGCCGGATCGATTCTCCCCGCAGGAGGAAATCTGCTGGATATCGGTTCGGGTGCGGGATTTCCGGCCATTCCCATCAAGATCTGTCAGCCGGCCGTGATGGTCCATCTGCTGGAAGCCAATGCGCGGCGGGTCACGTTTCTGCGGCATGTCATCCGGGTGATGCGGCTCGAGGGGATCGAAGTGTTCAGGGGCAGGGCAGGGGAATACTGGTCAAAATGCGGTGCCGGCGGCTACTCATGCGTCACGGCACGGGCGGTAGCGCCTCCCCCGCAGGCCTTGCGGTTGGGGGCACCCTATCTCGCCCGTCACGGCCGAATGCTGCTTTTTGCAGGAGAGGACCTGACGGCTGTGGTAAAGGGCATTAATCCGCAATTGCAAATTTTTTCAATCCGTTTGGAGCAGGTGCTCCCGTACCGCCTGCCTCGAAAACCGACGCTTCGCCACCTCCTGGTCTTGACGAAACGCGACGCCGACGACCTTGTAGGAGAAGGTCATTAG